ATGCTCATGATCGGCGTCCTGCTCAATACCCAGGACATCGTAATAATCCGTTTGTGTCGTCAATTGAATTTCCTTTCGGCGCCTTTGAAAGTTGGAAACGGCAGGATCTTCTGTGGATGGTTGCCGTTCATTTCGTGATTATTATAATCATCAATCCCGCCGATGCAATGGTGAGTACCGCCTTTTCCGGTCATAACGGTGTTTCACCTGTTGACATATTGAGAAAAAGGATTATAGTGCCGCTTTGCCTTCACGGGATGCCGGTGACAGGGAAATATCTGTCCTCACGCGGCATGATCGAAGACGCAGGTCTGACGGGAGCAACGGCATGTCCAACAAAGTTTCATCGGTCATCACAGATAACGAACGTATCCGAAACGGGATGTCGTTGAACCACCACCTCCTGCCCGTTCTCTTTCTCACGTTCATTTTCTTTCTCAATTTCATCGCCCGTGTGATCCTCTCTCCCCTGGCCCCTGTCATTGAAGAAAGCCTGGGGCTGAAGCACAGTCAGGTTGGATTTTTCTTTTTCCTGATCACGCTCGGATACTTTATTTCTCTTTTCGGATCGGGATTCATCGCGTCACGAATAAACCATGGAAGAACTATCGTACTTTCAACCCTCTCCTTCGGGGTGGTCATGTTTTTCATTTCCGCCACCGGCGAGGTCTTCTGGACCGGTACAGGCATGTTTCTTCTTGGTCTTGCCACGGGAATGTACATACCCTCCGGAATCGCCACCATCACCGACCTAGTGACCCCCCGTCAGTGGGGAAAGGCTCTGGCGATCCATGAATTCGCGCCGAGCCTAGCCTATATGGCCGCCCCCCTTGTCGTTGAGATCCTCCTCAGACATGTCTCCTGGAGAGGTGTTATGATCACCGTCGGCGTCGTCGCCCTGCTTGCCGGAACCGCCTTCATCCGTTTCGGCCGCGGCGGAGAAACCTTCGGAGTACGGCCCGACATCGGCTCCGTTACGTCCCTGCTTTTCGACCGGTCATTTCTGATGCTCATAGCCCTTTTCGGCCTCGGCATCAGCAGCACCATCGGCATTTATTCAATGCTGCCCACATACCTGGTGTCCCACTTTGGTATGGATCGGGTGGGAGCCAATACCCTGGTGGCGCTCTCCCGCATATCCGCCCTCATTCTGGTCCTTATCGCCGGTTGGGCCACGGACCGGTTCGGGGCCGTTCGAACCATTAAAAGCACCCTCCTGCTTGCAGGAATGCTGACGGTGCTCCTCGGCATCACACCCCGGGGCTGGATCACATTGATCGTATTCCTGCAGCCTGCGTTTGCCGTCTGCTTCTTCCCGGGGGCCTTTGCCCTGCTTTCAATGATCGTCCCGCCCGAACACCGGAGCCTCGCTGTCTCTCTTGCCATACCGGCCGCCTTTATGTTCGGTGCCGGCATACTTCCCATGATCATCGGGATCCTCGGAGATATGGGGCATTTCACCCATGCCTTTATTGCGGCCGGCCTGTGCATCGCCTCAGGTGCCTTTCTCGCCCCCCTTATCAGAAATGTCAACCGTGAAGGATAGGAGAAGGAAAATATTTGTGTTTTTTCCAGCTTTGATGCATGTATGGGTTCAAGCATATCGAAAGGCGCCATAAGACAGCCGCCGTCACACCAGGAGTGAACAATGGGTCGATCAAAATCCGGGTTCATCGGTATCGTTGGCAGGCCCAATGTGGGTAAATCCTCGCTCCTGAACGCCATCATGGGCGAAAAGATAGCCATAACCACGCATAAACCCCAGACAACACGAAACCGGATCAAAGGAATAAAGAACACGGCTGGGGGCCAGTTCATTTTTCTCGATACGCCGGGCATTCACCGGGCTCGCAATCCCATGAACAGAGCCATGGTAATGGCAGCCGTAGACACCTTAAGCGATGTCGATATTATCCTCTTCCTTGTCGAATGCGGCTCTCCATTGAACGATGACGACCGGCTGACGATAGGATCATTCAAGGAGTTGACCATCCCGGTCATGCTGATCATAAACAAGATAGACCTGGTCACCAAGGAGGAGTTGCTCGGTCTTATCGACCGCCTGCGCCACCTGCATGATTTTGAAGAGGTCATACCCCTGTCGGCATTAAAGGGGTTCAATGTGGATA
The genomic region above belongs to Deltaproteobacteria bacterium and contains:
- a CDS encoding MFS transporter, which encodes MSNKVSSVITDNERIRNGMSLNHHLLPVLFLTFIFFLNFIARVILSPLAPVIEESLGLKHSQVGFFFFLITLGYFISLFGSGFIASRINHGRTIVLSTLSFGVVMFFISATGEVFWTGTGMFLLGLATGMYIPSGIATITDLVTPRQWGKALAIHEFAPSLAYMAAPLVVEILLRHVSWRGVMITVGVVALLAGTAFIRFGRGGETFGVRPDIGSVTSLLFDRSFLMLIALFGLGISSTIGIYSMLPTYLVSHFGMDRVGANTLVALSRISALILVLIAGWATDRFGAVRTIKSTLLLAGMLTVLLGITPRGWITLIVFLQPAFAVCFFPGAFALLSMIVPPEHRSLAVSLAIPAAFMFGAGILPMIIGILGDMGHFTHAFIAAGLCIASGAFLAPLIRNVNREG
- the era gene encoding GTPase Era; translated protein: MGRSKSGFIGIVGRPNVGKSSLLNAIMGEKIAITTHKPQTTRNRIKGIKNTAGGQFIFLDTPGIHRARNPMNRAMVMAAVDTLSDVDIILFLVECGSPLNDDDRLTIGSFKELTIPVMLIINKIDLVTKEELLGLIDRLRHLHDFEEVIPLSALKGFNVDTLLNVIGRHLPEGPPFFPPDMITDATERFLAAEMIREKITLLTHQEVPYATVVIVDSFKDDEKKNLIGIQATIHVEKHSQKGIIIGRGGTMLKRIGTQARIDMERFFNSRVFLELFVRVSKDWTRDSRFLDEMGYRQ